From a single Methylacidiphilum kamchatkense Kam1 genomic region:
- a CDS encoding NAD(P)/FAD-dependent oxidoreductase, with protein MAKNILILGGGTGGSIVANILARSLSPQEASITVLTASPQHVYQPYQLYIPFGYQDPRKIARSERSLLHRRVSLVVDPVEELDVKNQKVVCRSRKSYPYDYLVIATGSTVDEEQIPGFKEGADHFYTPEAAFVLYEKLQNFNGGTIVVGIGGLPYKCPVAPVEFTFMLEEFLTKRGIRQQSEIIYTFPLNDVFNIKTAADYIKADFDKRNIKTELFFNLAEIHPEKKIAESIEGTELSYDLLVMTPPHKGAPFLRGHEIADADGWVQTDRHSLKVAQLENVWSLGDTTNLPVSKAGSTAHFQAPVIAKQICAAIRQETVDSEKVKYNGHVACFIESGYGKATMLDFDYEHPPQPPPPTEFIHFQKLALNKFYWYLIPKALI; from the coding sequence ATGGCTAAGAATATTTTAATATTGGGTGGAGGAACAGGGGGATCTATCGTTGCTAATATTCTTGCAAGATCGTTAAGCCCTCAAGAAGCAAGTATTACCGTCCTTACAGCTTCTCCCCAGCATGTTTATCAACCCTATCAACTCTATATCCCTTTTGGCTATCAAGATCCTCGAAAAATTGCACGCTCGGAAAGATCGCTTCTCCATCGGAGAGTTTCCTTGGTTGTAGATCCAGTTGAAGAGTTGGATGTTAAAAATCAGAAGGTAGTTTGCCGCTCCCGCAAATCTTACCCCTATGACTATCTAGTCATTGCTACTGGCTCTACCGTTGATGAAGAACAAATCCCCGGTTTTAAAGAGGGAGCGGATCATTTTTATACGCCTGAAGCTGCTTTTGTCCTCTATGAAAAACTACAAAATTTCAATGGAGGTACCATTGTTGTGGGTATTGGCGGACTGCCTTATAAATGCCCCGTGGCGCCGGTAGAATTTACGTTTATGCTAGAAGAATTTTTGACGAAAAGGGGAATTCGTCAGCAATCTGAAATTATTTATACTTTCCCTCTTAACGACGTTTTTAATATCAAAACGGCAGCCGATTATATCAAAGCTGACTTCGATAAAAGAAACATCAAAACTGAGCTTTTCTTCAACCTCGCAGAAATTCATCCTGAAAAAAAGATTGCCGAAAGCATCGAAGGCACTGAACTTTCTTACGATCTTCTTGTCATGACTCCTCCTCATAAAGGAGCTCCTTTTCTTAGAGGACATGAAATTGCGGACGCTGATGGATGGGTACAAACTGATAGGCATTCGCTTAAAGTTGCACAATTGGAGAATGTTTGGAGTTTGGGAGATACAACGAATTTACCGGTTAGTAAAGCGGGAAGCACAGCTCATTTTCAAGCTCCCGTTATTGCTAAACAAATCTGTGCGGCAATAAGACAAGAAACGGTAGACTCTGAAAAAGTGAAATATAATGGACATGTCGCTTGTTTTATCGAATCTGGATATGGAAAAGCAACGATGCTTGACTTCGATTACGAGCATCCTCCCCAACCTCCTCCACCAACAGAATTTATCCATTTTCAAAAACTGGCTTTGAACAAGTTCTACTGGTATCTTATTCCCAAGGCGCTTATTTAA
- a CDS encoding sulfurtransferase TusA family protein: MEGIKITKEVDARGSFCPGPLMEMIRLIRSAQVGDVVAVISADEGTKKDLPAWIKKAKHELIAEEPVEGGGTRFICRKLH, from the coding sequence ATGGAAGGCATTAAAATTACAAAAGAAGTAGACGCGCGTGGGAGTTTTTGTCCGGGACCTCTCATGGAAATGATCCGACTGATTCGCTCAGCACAAGTTGGAGATGTTGTGGCAGTGATTTCTGCAGACGAAGGGACGAAAAAAGATTTACCTGCCTGGATCAAAAAGGCAAAACATGAACTGATAGCGGAAGAGCCAGTTGAAGGCGGTGGCACCCGCTTCATTTGTAGAAAGCTCCATTGA
- a CDS encoding DsrE/DsrF/DrsH-like family protein has translation MEDKISIILFSGTVDKLLAMATLASGAAAMQKKVQIFVTFYGLLAFRKDAWKTNRRLSKDFEDFATEAMKAMEEKKVPSWLDTLKAAMEIGDVQVHACGLTMDLLAIKLEDLESVVSDVVGVGTFVENASGGQVLFI, from the coding sequence ATGGAAGATAAAATTTCAATCATTCTTTTTTCTGGTACTGTCGATAAGCTCTTGGCAATGGCAACCCTCGCTTCTGGGGCTGCAGCGATGCAAAAAAAAGTTCAAATTTTTGTGACTTTTTATGGTCTTCTTGCCTTTAGAAAAGACGCGTGGAAAACGAACCGAAGGCTTAGTAAGGATTTTGAGGATTTTGCGACGGAAGCCATGAAAGCCATGGAAGAAAAGAAAGTTCCCAGTTGGCTTGACACCCTCAAGGCAGCGATGGAAATAGGGGATGTGCAGGTGCATGCCTGTGGGCTGACCATGGATCTGCTGGCTATTAAACTTGAAGATTTGGAGTCCGTTGTTAGCGATGTTGTGGGTGTGGGGACGTTTGTTGAAAATGCGTCTGGAGGCCAAGTTCTATTTATCTAG
- a CDS encoding universal stress protein — translation MFLGKILVGYDGSESSKKALSFALQIAKSFGSKVTILSVMHAPEFNQDMEFALEREKIVSDLKWAMEKAAEEKVELEVKTEMGDPADRILKLAKEGNFDLVVLGRRGLSRVGYWLTGSVSERVLRHSPCSILIVE, via the coding sequence ATGTTTTTAGGCAAAATACTAGTAGGATACGATGGGTCCGAATCATCAAAGAAAGCCTTGTCCTTTGCTTTGCAAATCGCCAAATCCTTCGGTTCAAAAGTAACCATCCTATCGGTTATGCACGCCCCTGAATTTAATCAAGATATGGAGTTTGCTCTAGAAAGAGAGAAAATTGTTTCGGATCTAAAATGGGCGATGGAAAAAGCGGCAGAAGAAAAAGTAGAGCTGGAGGTTAAAACGGAGATGGGAGATCCTGCCGATCGCATCCTAAAGCTGGCTAAGGAAGGGAACTTTGATCTTGTCGTTTTGGGACGAAGAGGGCTTTCTAGAGTTGGCTATTGGCTTACGGGCTCTGTCTCTGAGCGTGTCCTTCGTCATAGCCCCTGCTCCATTCTAATCGTAGAATAA
- a CDS encoding efflux RND transporter periplasmic adaptor subunit, which yields MKKDSEQNNGKRAFPFREKERQKESRSRFERLFHVMILSWQRDWRTWQLTRNTYVLLLVFLFLLGGWWFFFSSNWVTTNDAYVTGNVIPVKAQTSGRVVEVLVESTQYVNKNQVLVRLDSLNQRVAFEGAKQNLAMAVRKVEDLFNKAKSLRNKIAAQKAILGRQRYDLGLYASGSKAGVVSMQDAIDAQWKVQEIESTIRQLEDELHSTESWIQKTTVWNNPIVLKAAVDLKNAYLALYRCQIVAPVAGYVARRSVQVGDEVTPDRLLMSIVPLDYYWVVANYRETELRKMRPGQPVKIRADIYGRRYLYHGVVEGLEPGSGTVFALLPPDNATGNYIHVVERIPVRIRLDPKELIHHPLRLGLSVVTKVNVSHKGNSVLKPITEIPANAKTSDYTSTYFSEELSGVEELIKTIIEENRYPQSEQKENISQKPDAPLSINPSN from the coding sequence ATGAAAAAAGACTCAGAGCAGAATAATGGGAAAAGGGCCTTTCCTTTTAGAGAAAAAGAACGGCAGAAAGAAAGCAGAAGTCGCTTTGAGCGTCTTTTCCATGTTATGATTCTTTCTTGGCAACGTGATTGGAGGACATGGCAGCTTACTAGAAATACATATGTTCTTCTTTTAGTTTTTCTTTTCTTGCTGGGCGGATGGTGGTTTTTCTTTTCAAGCAACTGGGTGACGACAAACGATGCCTACGTGACAGGCAATGTCATTCCAGTCAAAGCACAAACTTCGGGCAGAGTGGTTGAGGTGCTCGTCGAATCCACACAGTATGTTAATAAAAATCAGGTGCTGGTCCGATTAGACTCCTTAAACCAAAGAGTCGCCTTCGAAGGTGCCAAACAGAATCTAGCAATGGCAGTGCGGAAGGTTGAGGATCTGTTCAATAAGGCCAAATCCCTGAGAAACAAAATAGCCGCTCAAAAAGCCATTTTAGGACGACAGCGGTATGATCTAGGGCTTTATGCGTCAGGAAGCAAAGCTGGAGTAGTTTCTATGCAGGACGCCATTGATGCCCAATGGAAAGTGCAGGAAATAGAATCAACGATTCGTCAGCTCGAAGACGAATTACATTCCACAGAATCCTGGATTCAAAAAACGACCGTCTGGAACAATCCGATTGTGCTCAAAGCAGCCGTAGATTTGAAGAATGCTTATCTAGCCCTTTACAGGTGTCAAATTGTAGCTCCTGTTGCAGGTTATGTCGCTAGAAGATCGGTGCAGGTTGGAGATGAAGTCACACCCGATCGACTGCTGATGAGTATTGTCCCCTTGGACTATTATTGGGTCGTAGCAAATTATAGGGAAACCGAACTAAGAAAAATGAGACCTGGACAACCGGTTAAAATCAGAGCAGACATATACGGGAGGCGCTATCTATATCATGGGGTGGTAGAAGGTTTAGAGCCTGGTTCTGGAACCGTATTTGCACTGCTTCCTCCAGATAATGCCACAGGTAATTATATTCATGTGGTCGAAAGGATTCCTGTCCGAATAAGACTGGATCCCAAAGAATTGATCCATCATCCATTAAGACTGGGCCTATCAGTGGTCACCAAAGTAAATGTCTCCCACAAGGGAAACTCCGTGCTTAAGCCGATCACTGAAATTCCAGCCAATGCCAAAACAAGCGATTATACTTCGACTTATTTTAGCGAAGAACTTTCCGGTGTCGAAGAACTCATCAAAACAATCATTGAAGAAAACCGCTATCCTCAATCCGAACAAAAGGAAAACATCAGTCAGAAACCAGATGCCCCCCTTTCCATAAATCCCTCTAACTGA